The DNA region CGTTCCCTAAAAGGTTTACCAAAATTTGCCGTAGACGCGTGACATCCCCCATCACCCAAGGAGCAAGGTGGGGATCGAGCACATGGGCAATATTTAAAGATTTCTCATTGGCACGCGACGCCACAATATCCAAACATTCTTCAACGCACTGTCGCACTTGAAAGGGTTGATTTTCTAGCTCAAGTTTGCCAGATTCAATTTTGGAAAAGTCTAAAATATCGTTAATAATCGTCAGAAGATTATTGCCACTGCTACGAATAATCTCGACAAATTCTTTTTGCTGGTTTCTTAAAGGCGTATCCAACAATAATCCAGTCATCCCAATCACCGCATTCATCGGTGTTCGGATTTCGTGGCTCATGGTCGCCAAAAATTCACTCTTCGCGCGGTTCGCTTTTTCTGCTTCTTCTTTAGCGAGTTTAAGCTGATTTTCCGCAGCCACTTGGTCATTAATATCCGTCATCGTGCCAACTATCCGAAATGCTTTCCCTTGGTCATCTCGCAGACATTTAGCCCTGTTATAGACCCAACGATAGTTACCATCACGATGTAAGATTCGGTGGGTTGATTCATAAAATCGCGTGTTGCCAGCAAGATATTCTTTGAGCACAGCTTCGGCAATGGGCAGATCCTCTGGATGAACAAGCTGCGCCCAAGATTCATACAAATGGGGTAAAGGCTCATCTTCGTAACCTACAATATGCATCCATGACAGGGACAAATAAACCTCATTAGATCTTAAATCCCAATCCCAAATGCCGTCATTCGTCGCGGCCATCGCCAACTCATAGCGTTCCTCGCTTAGCCGCAGTTGCTCCTCTACTGACTGACGTTGTTGAATTTGTTCCTGGAGATCCTTCGTGCGGATATCGACTTGTTCCTCTAAACTTGCAGCATTTTGGAGAATAGCCTCAAACTGATGCTGCAAAACATTGAGCATGATCTGAAAATTGTGGCTCAAGTTATCAAATTCAAAAATCTGGCTAGTCGGCAAGATAATTTTTTGATCTTCCTGAAAACTATGCTGCACATCAGTTGTCATGGCACTCAGACGATTCAGCGGCATCCCTAACCATCGGCTTACCCAAAATGCTGTGGCGATCGCCCCCAGGAGCAAGATTAAGACCAGAGATAAACTTCGAATATAGTGAGCCTCTAAATCCTGAATATAGGGCGCAATATCTAAAGTCACCCAAATATCAACTGGCAGTAACATTTCCGGCGGCGAGAAAGACAAAAATCCCACAGATTGAAACCAGCGAGCGATTGCAGGTAATCCCAACTGCACAGGCGGTAGAGATAACGAAACATTCTCTGATAACTGTTCTAAATCCCGCCCCTCTAGCCAAGACCATAACTGCCCAGGCGTCTCTACACCACGAGAATCTGCCAATACCCATTGCAGAGATTGATCCACCACCACAGCCCGTAAGTGAGGAAGTTGCCATCCTTTTAACTCAGTTTGTAAAAAATCATTCAAGAAATTGACATTAATGTCAGCACAAACAGTCCCCTGCTCATTCTGGAGTGACGAACAATAGCTAAAAAAAGGCACTCCATCCTCTAGATGAGTCTCAGCAACTGTCTCCCCAGTTTGTTGTGCTTCCATCAGCTGGAGTTGGTGAGACATCCCAAAACTATCAATGTCTTCAGATGGGGATACGGGTAGATCACGACCCTGTCGCATCACCAATTCTAAATCTTGATCAAAAAACTCTACCTGCTCGACCTCAGGGAAAAAGGTAAGGACACTTTGCATTGATGCGGCCACAGCAGTAGGCTGAATTCCATCTCGCTCGATTAAATCCGAAAGATCATCAAAAAGAATTAAATACTGACTTTCAGCTAGCTGCAATTTCTCATTTAGACCTTGACTAGATTGCCTTAAAACGGTTTCAACATCTTCTCCAATCTTGCTAAACCGTTCCTGACCATAGAGAACCATTTGAGCCAAAATAGGCAACAAAATAAAAGCAATTAAAAGCGTAAATAAAATCTGTTGCAAAGAAGCTTTTTTTTGCCTTTTTTTCTTTAAATATTTCTGTTGAAAAGGGATAAAAGTCAGAATTAAAGAGGCAATTTCGGCATTAAATATTCCATTTACCGCTTGCTTTAAAGCAATCATCAAAGTGCCTTGCCAGCCTATGGGCAAAATCACGCCATAAAAAAATAGGCATAAGGGAAGGCCTAAACACAGCCAATAAATCGTGTTATAGAAAACAATATTTTGATGGTGATTTTTCCAGAAATAGCTAACAAAAAGGATTTCAGCGGTAAAAATCAGAATGGCATAGGGATGATGCCAGAGGATAAAGGTATAAGTACTCGCACATACGCCGACGGCGATCGCCCAGAATGATCCATATAGAGATAAGACAATCCAAACCGCAATAGATCCAAATAAAAAATTGACCCCAAAAAAGAGGTCTAGACTAAAAATATTCCCGCAGTAAGCCACAACAGCGAGAATAAATAACAATAATATTTTTTTTAAAGTATTATCTGCTTTTCCATTATCGGCTATCTGCACACTACTCATTATTCCTTAACTAGATTTCCCTTTTTTTCGTTATACAACAATGTTTTTAGATTTTTCTTGAACTGACGAGATTATTTGACAAAAAAAATACACTTTTCAAGCTTTCAACAACGCTAACATCTACCTCGATAAATCCAGACATTCAATAAGAGATCTATCGTCATCATATACTGTGTCATTTTTCTCAGCCCTGAAGATAAAAAATCAACTTGTGTTTCCTCGATAAAATCAGGGCATACTCTGGTTAATGATCTTTTGCGGGAGAATTGTGAGCATGAAAGCTGGACTTGTAGCAGCAGGCTGTTGGTTAGCTATCGGGATGATCGCGACAGAGGCGCAAGCTCTACCGTGGCAGTCAAATCGCACCACTATTGAAGCACTTGATAATCTTTGTCGAGGCGATCGCCAACTAGAGCAGGTTCGAACAGAATTTGGAGGTAGAGTTTACAATGGCACCATTCAGCTAAATCGAGTCTTTAAAACTACAGGCTGTGAAGCTGGGGATCAGGTGAAAGGTGAATTTAGTGTTGCTGGCACCGGACAAACCCATTGTGAAGGAAACATTTCAATCGCATTTGTCGATGAATATACAGCCAAATTGGAATGGGATATCATCAATGCCAAACATCAGACCGATTGCCCAGTGCGTCACACATTTTGGCAAACTGAAGTGCGTCGCAGTGATGCTCCAGAAGCAAACTCAGGATTGAGTTTTACGGTAGCGACGGTAAGTGAAGCTCCTGCCCGAATTCGCACCGCTCCCAATGGCGCACTCATGTGTTCCGTCGAGCCTGGTCAAAGAGTAAGTATTTTAAGTCAACCCTTTGACGGTTGGTATCGTACGGAAGCTTGCGGAACGGTGGGCTATGTCAATGATGACTATTTAATTTTCTTTGAATAAGCTCTCATTCAACAATGCAGCTTAGTCAATATCCATTTGCCATGGGAAAATCGCATAAACTTGTTTGGGATCATTGAGCGATCGCCACAGTTCTAAACCTTCTTGAAATTTTTGCCATTCTTGGGTGACGACATCATCACCGAGGAAAGCATCCTGATTGCCGAAAAGATTTTCGAGAAGTTCTTCTTCCCAAGTTTGTTGCAATGGATATTCACCAACCGAATAGTCATCCCCCAATTCCGCAACTTTAACCGCATGGGCGATCGCCGCATCTAGACCACCAATTTCATCAACGAGCTTAATATTTTTGGCATCTTCCCCAGACCATACTCGACCCTGGGCAATTTTGTTTACCTCGTCTTTTGTTAATCCTCGCGACTGCGCCACTCTTTCGAGAAAATCATCATAAATATCGTTCACAAACCCTTGGAAAATCGCTAATTCTTTTTCCGTTTTCGGGCGGGAACCAGAGCCCAAGGTCGCTAAATCTCCTGTTTGGACGGTATCCCAGGTAAAGCCGTTATCATTACCGATCTTTTGGATATTTGGCAGTAACCCAAAGACGCCAATCGAACCTGTAATTGTGTTGTTATGGGCAAAAATATAGTCACTTTCGGTCGCAATCCAGTAGCCTCCCGATGCTGCAATGTCGCCCATCGAGACAATCACTGGAATGCCTGCTTCACGAATTAATTTCAATTCCCGCAGAATAATATCTGAGGCGATCGCACTACCACCAGGACTATTAATGCGGAGAACCAAGGCTTTTACTTGGTCGTCAAAACGTAACTGCCGCAATTCCCGCGAGAGAGAATCACCACCAATAGAAGTGGGTGTTCCTTCACCGCCAACAATGCCGCCTTCTGCATAAACGACTGCGACAATATTGTCGGAAAATTCTCCAAAATCTTCCAAAGCAAGCTTATCTCGATAGGCAGTCAGGGAAATTTGCGGTAAATCTTCATCTTCATCCGTCCCTGTAAAGGTTTTGAGCTCAGCAAGAATTTCATCAAAATAAGCTAATCGAGTCACCAGTTCTGCGGATTTTGCGGCCTCTGGCTCGATAATGCCTTGGTTATTAGCAATCGTCTGCAAAGCATTTGCATCGAAGGGGCGATCGCCTGCCGTGGTGTTTTTAAACTCAGACCAGAGATCTCCGAGAAATGCTTGGGTTTGTTCACGATTTTCTGGACTAAACTCCTTCAATGTAAAAGGTTCCACCGCCCCTTTATAGGAACCGACTCGCACCACTTGCACACCAATGCCATATTTTTCTAAGGCTCCTGTCCAAAACATTTGCTCTGCACCAAAGCCATTGATCTCCATCGCACCAATGGGATTTAGCCAAATTTCGTCTGCCAGGGAGGTTAGATAAAATTCCCGCTCGGTGAGATTGACATCATAGGCATAGATTTTTTTTCCCGCTTCTTTAAATGCCTTGAGCGCCTGTCTCACTTCTTTTAGCGTGGCATAGCCATTAAAGCCATCCATACGACCATCAATAAAGAGGCCAGTGATTTTCGCATCCTCCGCCGCTGCTCGAATAGTTTTCGTGACGTCCCGTAGACTCATCACATTAGGAATATCACCGACGAGGACATCTCCCACACTGCTCGATGGCTGGCGATCTTGAATAATTAAACTGCTGTCAAACACCAAAATTGATTCGTCTTCAACATAACTGGTGGAATCTTGGGACGAAAATAATGCAATCAGGGCAACAAATGCCGTAATCGAGAGGGTGGACAGTAGACCAAGGGCAAGCATTGTCCCCAAACAACTACTGAAAATTTGTTTAAAAAAATCTTTCATGCTGACAGGCAAAAAATGAAGATAGGGCAAACGGTAGCAGGCTAGCTCGCAAGTTTCTGCAAGCACCGGGACTGTTGGAGTTGGGCAAAATTTGCATTGCCTGTACAAAACAAGACTGTGGTCAGCTCCGCTATTAACAGTTGTAGCAATTCTTCAAGGGCTTGGGGCGATTCTGTCGCAGCCTTTAAGAAAGGATAGGCAAATCCAGCTAAATCTG from [Leptolyngbya] sp. PCC 7376 includes:
- a CDS encoding PAS domain-containing hybrid sensor histidine kinase/response regulator, whose product is MSSVQIADNGKADNTLKKILLLFILAVVAYCGNIFSLDLFFGVNFLFGSIAVWIVLSLYGSFWAIAVGVCASTYTFILWHHPYAILIFTAEILFVSYFWKNHHQNIVFYNTIYWLCLGLPLCLFFYGVILPIGWQGTLMIALKQAVNGIFNAEIASLILTFIPFQQKYLKKKRQKKASLQQILFTLLIAFILLPILAQMVLYGQERFSKIGEDVETVLRQSSQGLNEKLQLAESQYLILFDDLSDLIERDGIQPTAVAASMQSVLTFFPEVEQVEFFDQDLELVMRQGRDLPVSPSEDIDSFGMSHQLQLMEAQQTGETVAETHLEDGVPFFSYCSSLQNEQGTVCADINVNFLNDFLQTELKGWQLPHLRAVVVDQSLQWVLADSRGVETPGQLWSWLEGRDLEQLSENVSLSLPPVQLGLPAIARWFQSVGFLSFSPPEMLLPVDIWVTLDIAPYIQDLEAHYIRSLSLVLILLLGAIATAFWVSRWLGMPLNRLSAMTTDVQHSFQEDQKIILPTSQIFEFDNLSHNFQIMLNVLQHQFEAILQNAASLEEQVDIRTKDLQEQIQQRQSVEEQLRLSEERYELAMAATNDGIWDWDLRSNEVYLSLSWMHIVGYEDEPLPHLYESWAQLVHPEDLPIAEAVLKEYLAGNTRFYESTHRILHRDGNYRWVYNRAKCLRDDQGKAFRIVGTMTDINDQVAAENQLKLAKEEAEKANRAKSEFLATMSHEIRTPMNAVIGMTGLLLDTPLRNQQKEFVEIIRSSGNNLLTIINDILDFSKIESGKLELENQPFQVRQCVEECLDIVASRANEKSLNIAHVLDPHLAPWVMGDVTRLRQILVNLLGNAVKFTEKGEVVVFVQANTCELGTRRSQRLTFAVLDTGIGIPPERMDRLFQSFSQVDASTTRQYGGTGLGLVISQRLTTAMGGKMWVESNGKIAGDKSEITSPLSLEGYEFSRAQTIFYCQLPLAIAPEQPLIQLQQKTTEAIQLPQKNALILHPNNLVSCSLASHLAHFGVQTKIAASLPEVLENLKEQKPSFDVVLIAQRMADSVGISAVQQIREQHPTLPLMLLSNRGRQSHTDHDSEDKFRTTLYQPFKQSHLYNNLVNLFTKQTSNSAQAVKATPLKQSPFDSRLGEVYPLSILLAEDNIVNQKVALNVLQRLGYVADVVANGLEVLSALKIKTYDVILMDIQMPEMDGLEATKLIKEHWQSMNQTALCPSIIAMTANAMTGDRQICQEAGMEDYLSKPIQVPALVQVLKQTAQRRQA
- a CDS encoding SH3 domain-containing protein, which produces MKAGLVAAGCWLAIGMIATEAQALPWQSNRTTIEALDNLCRGDRQLEQVRTEFGGRVYNGTIQLNRVFKTTGCEAGDQVKGEFSVAGTGQTHCEGNISIAFVDEYTAKLEWDIINAKHQTDCPVRHTFWQTEVRRSDAPEANSGLSFTVATVSEAPARIRTAPNGALMCSVEPGQRVSILSQPFDGWYRTEACGTVGYVNDDYLIFFE
- the sppA gene encoding signal peptide peptidase SppA is translated as MKDFFKQIFSSCLGTMLALGLLSTLSITAFVALIALFSSQDSTSYVEDESILVFDSSLIIQDRQPSSSVGDVLVGDIPNVMSLRDVTKTIRAAAEDAKITGLFIDGRMDGFNGYATLKEVRQALKAFKEAGKKIYAYDVNLTEREFYLTSLADEIWLNPIGAMEINGFGAEQMFWTGALEKYGIGVQVVRVGSYKGAVEPFTLKEFSPENREQTQAFLGDLWSEFKNTTAGDRPFDANALQTIANNQGIIEPEAAKSAELVTRLAYFDEILAELKTFTGTDEDEDLPQISLTAYRDKLALEDFGEFSDNIVAVVYAEGGIVGGEGTPTSIGGDSLSRELRQLRFDDQVKALVLRINSPGGSAIASDIILRELKLIREAGIPVIVSMGDIAASGGYWIATESDYIFAHNNTITGSIGVFGLLPNIQKIGNDNGFTWDTVQTGDLATLGSGSRPKTEKELAIFQGFVNDIYDDFLERVAQSRGLTKDEVNKIAQGRVWSGEDAKNIKLVDEIGGLDAAIAHAVKVAELGDDYSVGEYPLQQTWEEELLENLFGNQDAFLGDDVVTQEWQKFQEGLELWRSLNDPKQVYAIFPWQMDID